CTGCGGCGCTGGGACGGCGACCCGGCGGGCTTCGTCATCTGTTCGTTCTGGTTGGTGAGTTGCCTGGCGTTGGCCGGTGAGCGGGACCGGGCGCACGAGTTGTTTCGCGATCTGGCTGGTCGGGTCAACGACCTGGGCCTGTTCGCCGAGCAGATCGACCAGCAGACCGGGGAGCAGTTGGGCAACTTCCCCCAGGCGTTCTCCCACATCGGCCTGATCAATGCCGCCGGTGTGCTCACCGACGTGGAGCAGGACCCGACGTTGCGCGAGTGCGGCATGCCCCCGGCACACTTCACCCCGACGCGCGACTGAGCCGTACTTTCGTCTAAATCTTGACAACTTTCTATCTCATGATGCGAAGTTCTATCGTCTTCCAGTGAAAGACGTTAATGTCCGGGACACCACGGTGCTCCTCCAGTCGGCGGGAGCGGCACCGAGATCCCCCGGACAGCTGGAGGTCTCGTGTCCCGCACTCCGCGCCGACGTCTCGTCGGCGCCACCACCCTGTTCACCCTCCTCGCCACCCTCTTTCTCGCCCCGCCGGCCACCGCCGAGGGGCCGGCAACCGCATCCGCGGCGCGGGCCAGTGCGGCCCTGGCACCGCCCGCCACCGTCGGCTTCGAGAAGATCGCCCTCGACGGCGGGCTCTCCATGGGGGAGCCGATCGAGCTGGCCGTCGCCCCCGACGGCAAGGTCTTCTACATCAACCGGGGCACCAGCAGCGCCGGCGGTCAGGTCCGCCTCTTCAACCCGGCGACGAGTTCCACCACGGTCGCGCTGACCCTGGCACTGGACGCCCGGTTCGAGGACGGCCTGATCGGCATCACCCTGCACCCGAGCTTCGCGAGCAACCGCTGGGTCTACCTCTTCTACTCGCCCAAGGTCACCCCGCTGGTCAACCGGATCAGTCGGTTCACCTTCAACCCGTCCACCCTGCTGCTCGACCCGGCCAGCGAGGACATACTGATCGAGTGGCCCACCGAGCGGGACCTGTGCTGCCACTCGGCCGGCTCGATGAGCTGGGACACCGCCGGCAACCTCTACTTCGCCGTCGGCGACAACACCAACTCCGGTGGCGACTCGGCCGGAATGGCCCCGATTGACGAGCGGACGAGCCGCAACCCGCAATACGACGCCCAGCGCACCTCCGGTAACACCAACGACCTGCGCGGAAAGATCAACCGGATCCACCCGGAGAACGACGGCAGCTACACCGTCCCTGCCGGCAACCTCTTCGCCGCCGGCACCGCGCGAACCCGCCCGGAGATCTACGTGATGGGCGTGCGCAACCCGTACCGGATCTGGGTGGACCGCAAGGTCAACAACACGCTCTACTGGGGCGAAGTGGGCCCGGACGCCGGCGTCGACCTCGCCAACCGCGGCCCGGCGGCGTACGACGAGTTCAACCGGGCCACCACGCCCGGCAACTACGGCTGGCCGTACTGCGGCGGCTCGAACGTCGCCTACAACGACTGGGATTTCGCCACCGCCACGCCGCGCGGCTGGTTCCCGTGCGGCGGCTCGACCGGCCCGGTCAACAACTCGCCCCGTAACACCGGCCTGCAGCAACTCCCGGCGACAAAGCCGGCGCTGGTCTGGGAGCAGCACGGCGGCAGCGAGGACTGGCCGGCACTGGACAACCCGGGTGGGTGTGGTTCGCCCAACCACGTCGAGGTCTACCACTACGACCCCAACCTCGTCTCGGACGTGAAATGGCCGGCCTACTACGACAACAAGTGGCTGATCTCCGAGTACTGCCGCAACTGGATCAAGGAGGTCCAGTTCGACAATGGCAATCCGTCCACCGGCGCGCCGACGGTGATCGAGCCGGTGCTCGCCGGCATGAAACTCGTCCATCCGATCGACTGGCAGTTCGGGCCGGACGGCTCGCTCTACCTGCTTGAGTACGGCAGCGGCTACTTCTCCGGCGCCGTCGACGCCGGTCTCTACAAAATCAACTACGTCCAGAGTGGCCGCTCCCCGATCGCCAAGGCCACCGTCGACAGGGACAACGGACTGGCCCCGCTGGCCGTGACCTTCTCCAGCGCCGGCAGCTCAGACCCGGACGGCGATCCGCTGACGTACGCCTGGGACTTCACCAACAACGGCAGCCCCGACTCGACCGCCGCGAACCCGTCCTTCACGTACTCCGCCAACGGCAGCTACAACGCCCGGCTCACCGTCAGCGACGGCACCGGCCGCAGCGCGACCACGTTGGTGCCGGTGGTCGTCGGCAACAACCGGCCGACGGTCACCCTGAACGGACTGCCCGCC
The window above is part of the Micromonospora sp. LH3U1 genome. Proteins encoded here:
- a CDS encoding ricin-type beta-trefoil lectin domain protein: MSRTPRRRLVGATTLFTLLATLFLAPPATAEGPATASAARASAALAPPATVGFEKIALDGGLSMGEPIELAVAPDGKVFYINRGTSSAGGQVRLFNPATSSTTVALTLALDARFEDGLIGITLHPSFASNRWVYLFYSPKVTPLVNRISRFTFNPSTLLLDPASEDILIEWPTERDLCCHSAGSMSWDTAGNLYFAVGDNTNSGGDSAGMAPIDERTSRNPQYDAQRTSGNTNDLRGKINRIHPENDGSYTVPAGNLFAAGTARTRPEIYVMGVRNPYRIWVDRKVNNTLYWGEVGPDAGVDLANRGPAAYDEFNRATTPGNYGWPYCGGSNVAYNDWDFATATPRGWFPCGGSTGPVNNSPRNTGLQQLPATKPALVWEQHGGSEDWPALDNPGGCGSPNHVEVYHYDPNLVSDVKWPAYYDNKWLISEYCRNWIKEVQFDNGNPSTGAPTVIEPVLAGMKLVHPIDWQFGPDGSLYLLEYGSGYFSGAVDAGLYKINYVQSGRSPIAKATVDRDNGLAPLAVTFSSAGSSDPDGDPLTYAWDFTNNGSPDSTAANPSFTYSANGSYNARLTVSDGTGRSATTLVPVVVGNNRPTVTLNGLPAGGLFDWGQDLAVSATASDPQDGTPACSAVVVRAALGHQEHAHEEGEGTGCGATFNTGPVHAGPDSVLFFVLRGSYTDRGATGSAVLTGEKDISLYPKQWQAEHFVQLNGPKVIDQAAAEGGKRLGDIQNGENVRHHAVSLKGITGVRARVSSGGPGGALSFRYDSPTGTEVARIAVPNTGGWDNYTEFSATVTKPDDGTHDLFLVFTGGSGALLDVDSYTFTGPGVGVGGPRTGEVKALGKCADIASSQTANGTPVQTWTCNGTAAQRWTLPGDGTVRGLSKCLDVKASGTAEGTLVQLYDCNGSGAQQWAAQPDGSLRNPQSGRCLDIPNSDLTDGRQLRIWTCNGTGAQRWTLP